In Kutzneria kofuensis, the DNA window CCACCCGGGCGCGTTTACTAGAGCAACTGTTTGCGAAGAAGTCGCGACGGGGTGGAACCGACCATGGCACTGTCGTCGTCGCAGTAACCGTACGAACCAAGCACGCAGTACTTGACCCAGATTGAAGGGGGCACGTCCCAATGGCTGGCTTCGGGACCAACTTCGCCGAGATGGCGAGCTGCGCCAAGGACATCGAGAACGTCGAGCAGGAGATCAACGCGACGGTCAACAAGCTCAACGGCGACCTCACTCCGCTGCAGTCCAGCTGGAAGGGCCAGGCCTCGGCGGCGTTCCAGCAGCTCCAGGAGCGTCTGATGGAGGACGCCAAGAAGCTGAACCAGGCCCTGAACGACATCGCCACCGCGATGAAGACCGCTTCCGGCACCTACGCGCAGCAGGAAGAGGAAGCCTCGCACGGCATCAGCAGCATCTCCAGCCGGCTGGGTGGCTGACCTCGGTTTCTCGTTTCGGTCGCAGCCGAAACGCACCTTCTGCATTAGCGGCACGTCAGACTTCATTCAGGGGAGAAAACTGTGAGCAGCGAAATCAAGGTCACTTTCGCCGAGATCCAGCAGGCGGCGTCGGACGTCACCAACGCGGCGAACACCGTCGGCAGCCACCTCGAGACGCTGAAGGGCAAGATCGCCCCGATCGTCGCGGACTGGACCGGTGAGGCGGCCGAGGCGTACCAGAATGCGCAGCGGGCCTGGGACGCGGCCGCCAAGGACTTCCAGGAGACCCTTCAGGCCATCGGCGTCGCCGTCCGTCAGGCGGGCGAGGGCTACGAGAGCGCCGAGGGTTCGGCCAAGAAGCTCTGGGGCTGAGACTTTCATCACGCCCGTTCGCGGTGCCCGTGGACCCCGGGACCTCCCGTCCTGGGGTCCACGTATGTGTTCCGACCACCCGTTTTGACCCTCACGGGTGCGGCCGGGTATCTTCTTTCTTTGTTGTGCGGTAATGCGGCGCGAGGCTTGCTGCCGCGCGTGCTCCAGCAGTTCGTGACCACGCTGGCGCGCCCCGCCGCAACGACACCCCATGACACGAGCGTCGACCTACGCAGGGTCGCGCTACAGAGTGAGTGACGACGAGGTAGATCCGTGCGCACGTACAGCCCGAAGGCCGGCGAGGTGAACCGCGCCTGGCACGTCATCGACGCCCAGGACGTGGTGCTCGGCCGGCTCGCCACCCAGGCCGCGACGCTGCTGCGTGGCAAGCACAAGCCCACCTACGCCCCGCATGTCGACACCGGTGACTTCGTCGTCATCGTGAACGCCGAGAAGGTGGCGCTCACCGGCAACAAGCGGGACCAGGCGTTCGTGTACCGCCACAGCGGTCACCCGGGCGGCCTGAGCAAGCGCTCCTTCGGCGAGATGCTGGAGAAGCAGCCGGAGCGCCTCGTGGAGCGGGCGATCAAGGGCATGCTGCCGCACACCCGGCTCGGTCGGGCCATGGCCAGCAAGCTCAAGGTGTACGCCGGCCCGGCGCACCCGCACGCGGCGCAGCAGCCGCAGCCGTTCGAGATCACCAAGATCGCCCAGTGACCGAGGAAGTTTCAGTGACCACTCCTGACCACGAGCCCGAGCAGCTCGCCGACGAGGCCGTCGCCGCTGAGGCTGCCGAGACCACCGAGGCTGTCGAGACCGCCGACGCCGTCGCCGAGTTCGACGCGGCCGTCGAGGCCGACACCGAGACCGAGGCCGCTCCGGCGCCCGCCCCGGTCGCGCTGCCCAACCGCCTGATCCAGACCGTCGGCCGCCGCAAGGAGGCCATCGTTCGCGTGCGACTGGTGCCGGGCACCGGCAAGTTCACGCTGAACGGCAAGAGCCTGGAGCAGTACTTCCCGAACAAGGTGCACCAGCAGCTCATCAAGGAGCCGCTGGTGACCGTCGAGCGCACCGAGATGTTCGACGTCATCGGCAACCTCGTCGGCGGCGGCATCTCCGGCCAGGCCGGCGCGCTGCGGCTGGCGATCGCCCGTGCGCTCATCGAGTTCGAGTCCGAGGACCGCCCGGCGCTGAAGAAGGCCGGCTTCCTGACCCGTGACCCGCGGGCCAAGGAGCGGAAGAAGTACGGCCTGAAGAAGGCCCGCAAGGCGCCTCAGTACTCGAAGCGCTGATTTCGCTCAAAGGCGGCGCGGTCTGCGGTTTTCGCAGGTTGCGCCGCCTTTGGCGTGTTCTGGTCATTTCGGCGAGCAACCCCCGAAGGCGCTCGCACGACCTAGCCGTAGTCTGGCCGCCCCGACGTTCCCCGCCCCGGAGGTAGCAGCGTCCATGTCCCGTCTGTTCGGCACCGACGGCGTCCGCGGTATGGCCAACGCCGACCTGACCCCGGAGCTGGCGCTCTCGCTGGCCGCGGCCGCGGCCCGGGTGCTGGCCGAGCACGACACCACGCACCGACCGGTCGCGGTGGTGGGGCGGGACCCGAGGGCCAGCGGCGAGATGCTGGAGGCGGCGGTGACCGCCGGCCTCACGGCGGCCGGCGCGGACGTGCTGCGGCTGGGCGTGCTGCCCACCCCGGCGGTGGCCTTCCTGGTCGCCGACCTGGGCGCGGACCTGGGCGTGATGATCTCCGCCTCGCACAACCCGATGCCCGACAACGGCATCAAGTTCTTCGCCAAGGGCGGCGTGAAGCTGTCCGACGAGCTGGAGGACGAGATCGAGTCCCGGCTCGGCGAGACCGCGGGCCGGCCCACCGGCGCCGGCGTCGGCCGGGTCAGCGACGTGCCGGACGCGGCCAGCCGGTACATCGACCACCTGCTGCTGTCCACCCCGCACGACCTGCACGGCCTGCGCATCGTGGTGGACTGCGCGAACGGCGCCGCCTCCACCACCGCGCCGCAGGCCTACCGCCGGGCCGGCGCCGAGGTGATCGCCATCAACGCCGACCCGAACGGCCTGAACATCAACGACGGCGTCGGCTCCACCCACCTGGACGTGCTGCAGGCGGCGGTCGTCGAGCACGGCGCCGACCTGGGCATCGCGCACGACGGCGACGCGGACCGCTGCCTCGCGGTGGACGGCACCGGGGCCGAGGTGGACGGCGACCAGATCATGGCGGTGCTCGCGCTGGCCCTCAAGGACACCGGCGAGCTCAAGGACGACACGCTGGTCGCGACCGTGATGAGCAACCTCGGCCTGCACCTGGCCATGAAGGAGAACGGCGTGCGGCTGCTCACCACCGCGGTCGGCGACCGCTACGTGGTGGAGGAGCTGCGGGCCGGCGGCTACTCGCTCGGTGGCGAGCAGTCCGGCCACGTGATCCTGCCCTCGCACGCCACCACCGGCGACGGCCTGCTCACGGCGCTGCGGCTGATGGCCAGGGTGGCCGGCACCGGCAAGCCGCTGAACGAGTTGGCCGGCGTGATGCGCCGGCTGCCGCAGGTGCTGATCAACGTGAAGGTGGCGGACAAGGCCGCCGTCGCGGCCGCCGAGAGCGTCAGCAAGGCCGTCGCCGAGGTGACCGCCGAGCTGGGCGAGACCGGCCGCGTGCTGCTCCGGCCGTCCGGCACCGAGCAGCTGGTCCGGGTGATGGTCGAGGCCCCCAGCCACGACGAGGCGCACGGGGCCGCGACCCGGCTCGCCGAGGTGGTCTCGGCGGTCCGCTGAGGCCTCGTCACCAGTTCGGTGATAGCGACCTGCCCTGTCCGGTTTCTGTAATAGTGTGCGACGCATCGGCATGGACCGCGGGGTGGAACCGAAACGCGCCCCGCGGAGTCCGAGTAGTCATCCACAGCAGGGGGCCAGGGGAGGACAAAGATCATGTCGGGCAGCGTCAAGGCCGACGGCCAGGCGATCACGACTCTCGGTTCGTACTTCCGAGATCTCGATGAGACGACCGCGGTCGGATATCGCAACACGCTGGACTCGGTGCACGTCACGGGCGACATCACGGGCAAGTCGTGCCCGCAGGCCGGTGACGCGGCGGCGAAGGCCGTGCAGACCTTGAGCGCCAACATGAAGGACTTCGGTTCGCACGCGGAGGACATCTGCGCCGGATTGAACGCGACCGCGAAGAACTACGCCGACACTGATTCCTCGAATGCGTCGTCGATCTCGTCCGCGGGGGGTAACGCCTGATGGCCAAAGCACACAAGCACTCCCATCACGAGAGCTCGTCGCCGACCCATCACAAGGACGACAACGACGGCGGCACCACCAGCACCACCAAGCGCAAGAAGGACGACGACGACCAGAACACCGGCAGCACGCATCCCAAGGATGACGGCGACGGGAAGAAGGACGACGACGGCGACGGGAAGAAGGACGACCGCCGCCGCAACGGTCGCGACGGGCAGGACGGCCAGGACGGTGAGGACGGCCAGGACGGCCGGGGTGGTCGCGGCGGCAACGGGGGCGACGGCGGCGATGGGGGAGACGGCGGCGACGGAGGAGATGGCGGTGACGGAGGCGACGGTGGGGACGGCGGCTCCGGCGAGACCAGCGACGGCAGCGGTGGGGACCCGGGCGGCGACGGCGGCGACCTGAGCGGCCGCTCCGACGACGTCTGCGACGACCACGCCGACAAGCGGGACGGCTTCAAGCCGTACATCGACCTCTACAACCTCTACACCGGCAAGAACCTCAGCTTCGACAACGACATCGTCAAGCCGTTCGACCAGCCCCGCGGCATCGACTACGGCAAGCTGGCGCAGGCCGCGGACGACCTCGCGCAGGTCGCCTCCGACTTCGCCGACACCCGCGACGAGATGAACGGCAAGGTCAGCGGGGTCGTCGGCAGCTCGTGGCAGGGCGACGCGGCCAACGCGTTCGGCTCCTACATCCAGCAGTTCGGCAGCAAGGCGCAGACGATCGACAGCGACCTGGACAAGCTGAGCCAGGCCATCACGTCGAGCACCGCGGCGGCCCAGAAGATCGTCGACGCCTACGGTCAGACGCTGGACCAGATCGACTTCGGCAAGATCCAGTTCGACATCGTCACGATCGCCGAGCTGATCGCCATCTACAAGCTCGAAACGGGTCTGGACGACCTGGTCAACAAGCTCAAGGACGGTCTGGCCGACATGATCGGCTTCGACTTCCCGGGCGGCTCGCTGATGGACGCCGCGATGTACGTGTGCTCCACCATCGCCGAGGCCGTGCTGTGGTGCCTGGGCTGGGCCGAGGACCAGTTCCTGAAGTTCATCGCCGGCCTGGTGCAGAAGGTGCTCGACGCCGGCTTCAAGGACCCGTTCGAGCAGAACCTGCAGCTGCTGCAGCAGGGCTCGAAGACCGCGGACAGCGGCATCAAGCAGGCCTTCCAGAACCTGATCTCGACCGCCGAGTCGATCAACCAGAGTCCGTTCTCCGGGCTGTCCCAGGTGCCGGAGGGCAAGCCGGAGCAGAAGACCGGCGGCAACGGCAAGACCGGCGGGAACGGCAAGGGCACCGGCGGCGGCACGGGTGGCGGAACCGGTGGTGGCACGGGCGGCGGCACCGGTGGCGGAACGGGCGGCGGCACGGGTGGCGGTGGCGGCATGCCGACCCAGCCCCCGCCCCAGACCCCTCCGCAGCCGAGCGTTCCTCAGGTGCCGCACCCGACCGCACCGCAGTCCGCCGAGTCGGTGAAGATCCAGGACGGCGCCAACACGATCGAGGTGGACAGCCCGGACGGGCAGGGCCACGTCAAGATCAAGGTGGACGACGGCGACGGCAAGCCGCCGAAGACCTACGACGTCGACTTCAGCAAGGTCGCCAACAACCCGGCCGTGGCCGGCCTCGCCGGTCAGCACGGCCAGACCGGCGTCCCCGGGCAGACCGGCGGGCAGGGCGG includes these proteins:
- the rpsI gene encoding 30S ribosomal protein S9, with product MTTPDHEPEQLADEAVAAEAAETTEAVETADAVAEFDAAVEADTETEAAPAPAPVALPNRLIQTVGRRKEAIVRVRLVPGTGKFTLNGKSLEQYFPNKVHQQLIKEPLVTVERTEMFDVIGNLVGGGISGQAGALRLAIARALIEFESEDRPALKKAGFLTRDPRAKERKKYGLKKARKAPQYSKR
- a CDS encoding type VII secretion target; its protein translation is MSGSVKADGQAITTLGSYFRDLDETTAVGYRNTLDSVHVTGDITGKSCPQAGDAAAKAVQTLSANMKDFGSHAEDICAGLNATAKNYADTDSSNASSISSAGGNA
- the rplM gene encoding 50S ribosomal protein L13, whose product is MRTYSPKAGEVNRAWHVIDAQDVVLGRLATQAATLLRGKHKPTYAPHVDTGDFVVIVNAEKVALTGNKRDQAFVYRHSGHPGGLSKRSFGEMLEKQPERLVERAIKGMLPHTRLGRAMASKLKVYAGPAHPHAAQQPQPFEITKIAQ
- a CDS encoding WXG100 family type VII secretion target; protein product: MAGFGTNFAEMASCAKDIENVEQEINATVNKLNGDLTPLQSSWKGQASAAFQQLQERLMEDAKKLNQALNDIATAMKTASGTYAQQEEEASHGISSISSRLGG
- a CDS encoding WXG100 family type VII secretion target, yielding MAKAHKHSHHESSSPTHHKDDNDGGTTSTTKRKKDDDDQNTGSTHPKDDGDGKKDDDGDGKKDDRRRNGRDGQDGQDGEDGQDGRGGRGGNGGDGGDGGDGGDGGDGGDGGDGGDGGSGETSDGSGGDPGGDGGDLSGRSDDVCDDHADKRDGFKPYIDLYNLYTGKNLSFDNDIVKPFDQPRGIDYGKLAQAADDLAQVASDFADTRDEMNGKVSGVVGSSWQGDAANAFGSYIQQFGSKAQTIDSDLDKLSQAITSSTAAAQKIVDAYGQTLDQIDFGKIQFDIVTIAELIAIYKLETGLDDLVNKLKDGLADMIGFDFPGGSLMDAAMYVCSTIAEAVLWCLGWAEDQFLKFIAGLVQKVLDAGFKDPFEQNLQLLQQGSKTADSGIKQAFQNLISTAESINQSPFSGLSQVPEGKPEQKTGGNGKTGGNGKGTGGGTGGGTGGGTGGGTGGGTGGGTGGGGGMPTQPPPQTPPQPSVPQVPHPTAPQSAESVKIQDGANTIEVDSPDGQGHVKIKVDDGDGKPPKTYDVDFSKVANNPAVAGLAGQHGQTGVPGQTGGQGGVPGQPGQGGVPGQTGVGQMPGQPGGGVPGQPGQPGANPDGSIPTPAGPDGKAVIHDGDLTITAQQGKVPGEVQVSIDDGSGKPPHTYTIDYNDAAGPTASPAGTHPAGAEPGQPGVGSEFGGSGHAGVGTQPTPGQPIGTATGAHAIDEPLAADTGQPLAHDASPLGGDTTGTETSGWTMPGETPVSTGPAHALPDDVPPPMPEPAAWTAPAAADPGFDFAPSGQHDQGSFSGSLFDAPAATTVAAASFTSGASVDTGGTSAWTLGGDTGHGMVGDQGGMHHSSAWDTAHSAAAPGMGGQTPTDQASAPGEAGLAQVGGAHAGASAQGGSPMGGMPMMGAMGGGGHAGAEDQERSTNASWRTPSAVFDDAGAASVGRMNGVLGEDEGSQRQ
- the glmM gene encoding phosphoglucosamine mutase; amino-acid sequence: MSRLFGTDGVRGMANADLTPELALSLAAAAARVLAEHDTTHRPVAVVGRDPRASGEMLEAAVTAGLTAAGADVLRLGVLPTPAVAFLVADLGADLGVMISASHNPMPDNGIKFFAKGGVKLSDELEDEIESRLGETAGRPTGAGVGRVSDVPDAASRYIDHLLLSTPHDLHGLRIVVDCANGAASTTAPQAYRRAGAEVIAINADPNGLNINDGVGSTHLDVLQAAVVEHGADLGIAHDGDADRCLAVDGTGAEVDGDQIMAVLALALKDTGELKDDTLVATVMSNLGLHLAMKENGVRLLTTAVGDRYVVEELRAGGYSLGGEQSGHVILPSHATTGDGLLTALRLMARVAGTGKPLNELAGVMRRLPQVLINVKVADKAAVAAAESVSKAVAEVTAELGETGRVLLRPSGTEQLVRVMVEAPSHDEAHGAATRLAEVVSAVR
- a CDS encoding WXG100 family type VII secretion target is translated as MSSEIKVTFAEIQQAASDVTNAANTVGSHLETLKGKIAPIVADWTGEAAEAYQNAQRAWDAAAKDFQETLQAIGVAVRQAGEGYESAEGSAKKLWG